The Engystomops pustulosus chromosome 2, aEngPut4.maternal, whole genome shotgun sequence genomic interval CTCACCCGTGTGAGAAGCCTGAATGAAGCAAAAAAGCTTTCTTACCCATATCGTAGGTTTGGTTGGTATCTGTGCCCTGGGTGACTCCAGCCCCGACACACATTTCAGCTccaatgagccttcgtctgggggtcgaAGGCTCATTGGAGCCTTATAAGCCCTCACTAAGGAACATGGTTTGGTTTATGTAATGccgtaaggcagtgatggcaaaccttttacaggccgagtgcccaaacaccaaccaaaatccacttatttaccgtaaagtgccaacatggcattttaagcaataacttctacatcttttaattgtatcggctgcCCGAGGCCACCAAtaaagttgaaagaaggagggcaaattcagaccatcattgtagcttcccttcagggtctctctgtacaggaagaatggttggtccaacaggatgacctccaaagatcttctgtcaaactgttttcatttttccctccgttccaaacagtcaatgaagtgtcgctttaaaatagtgctaagagcagcatctcttaaattgcctgagactgcaggaagatgcggtggatttggtcctgcttTGTGAACTCTATcatggggcgatggcctgagcacccacaaaaagggctctgagtgccacctctggcacctgtgccataggttcgccaccactgccctaagggcTAGACTTCTATTGTCCACCCATCAAACCTGGTGGCTGCACATTTTAATGCTTCGTTTGCTAAATAGCTTTCTGTATGTctaattaataaagatttttcatATTATCTCTTGTATGTGATTTATACTTTGGCTTGTTCACATTgtgtggacacattggggcagatttatcaagctatctaaaagtcagaatatttctagttgtccatggcaaccaatcacagctcccctttaaaatattcatgagcattggtaaactgaaagctgagctgtgattggttgccatgggcaactagaaatattctgactttcagacagcttgataaatctgccccaataggttcTATTCAATCTGGCAGTGTAAGCCGCCTTAAATCTCCCTCAATCTGACCATGGATGCTCAGAATCTCCTGCCTTCTCTCAGTTCTGTTTCACAATTTATactttttcaatgcttttttcattattttgcatTTACAGAGCCTGCTCTGGAGGTGCAGTTTGAAAGACTTACTATTGAGGAAAGACCACCACTGGCTAAACAAGTCTACACAAAGAAGGGGATGAAAACATTACTGAAGTTACAGAACAATCTATTTGGCAGTATGTAAACCGTTACAAAATCTTTTTGGGAAGATAAACTTCACAAGTGTCCTGAACACTTATTAGAAATTTGTTAGAAACCTGAATGTCGAAaaattctgctccgctttctaaTTCAAATTTTTAACTAGGTTACTAGGTTAGGCTATGCAGTCTTAATAATGAATATTCTCATTGATAATCTGGCACAATTTTAACAAAAATTGTCCCCTTTTCAACTACTAGCATCAtcacgcaggatttaaaattactTTCCTATAATTCCCTGTGGCTAAAGATATAGTTAGCTGCAGATAAAATGCGGTAGCCACTTTTATTTGTAATTGCCTGTTTCTCCTGTTCTGTAGCTATCAGAAGTCCAATGAGATCTAAAAAAAATAGATTCTTTTATATGACAATGTTTCTAGACCCTTTTCatgggtgtctgaagtgacactcaatTTGACTTGTCTCATATGAAATATAactcttctttgctcattttcacatgactttgaaggagaattatatgtgtgtgtgtaaatggtaAAGTTTTAACATAAGGGGTAATTCTAGAAAGTATTTATCATACTGTTCCTGATGGTGCTAGTAGTTATCTGGAGTAAAAATGTTGACTCTGTCCCTTTTTTTGAGTCTACCTAATTTTTACTTTGTCTTAATGCTTAGATCTAATTTTATGATGATTTAATTACATTGCCCATATTTTGTGTCTCAGATATATGAAATAGTTTTTGTTCTAAAGCCGCTTCAGCGTAGGAAGTTGGAAACAGACATTTAATAGACATCACATAATTGTCACATGCAAAGTACAAATGCATGATTCACAAATAATTCTCACTATAAATCCTACACAGTAAACTCGCAAGTAGAATTCATGATTAATGCACCATTCACACTGGAGACCCTAGACATCACATTCCAACACTGGGCACTTTTTCTGCACCTAGAAGAAGAAGAACTCCGCAATGGGGCCAAAAGATGGTACCAATGtatactgtcacaggtgctcccgtgaCCCATGCCCCTCCACATTCGTGGCGCAGCGCTCACTTCTCCCCACTCCGGCCGTGCATACGTGTGCCAGTCTCCTTGGGCGCAGATGCACTGGCTTCAGAAAATTTTAAAGGTCCAGCgcaccaataattggcgctggccatttgccAGAATCCTATATAAACCTGCATCTCCCCGCAAACCCTGCCGGTTCTTCGTGCCTTAGAGAATATATTGTCTCATGCCCTGTGCTGATATTGTCATTGCCtccactgcctgccttgacctattgctatgtccccgactacgagtttgcctgATGATTTGTaccacgcctgtggaacgacctggtggtgacGCACCGCAACAAGTCGAACCTGATTTGCGGCAAGCTCTGGTaaagaccgggtaccacttagattccggtaccAGTTGTCGGCTTATGTCACTGCTCCTGACATATACCACTTTAGTCAGTGTGGCTCTGTACCACACCAGACAAATACATAAAGTAAATTGACAATGgtgaaagaaaaaataataaagcataGCTTTTAATTCAAATATTCGTAAAACCGGTACCTAATAGTGCATAAATAGCTTAAAAATCACAGGTCACATTAAACCACCACAGTCCATATATAATTTGTAGTTGTCTTACAGTAGCAGAGACCTCCAATACTGTAGCATAGGGGATACTTTGGGTTACAGGTGTAGTAACACACAATTCTACCTACTCCCTGTCCACTCACTACGGACTCCTGGCACTCCCTAAGACTCCTGTCCTAAACAAGGACAGTCCACAGCTAAATAAGTATGCATGCACCCTATGCCACAGGTAAAATTGCCTCATTTGTTTTGTTATGATTGCATATCTCAAGCATAAGAGGCTTAGCAGCTACACTGCAAAACTACAGATAGACATAAACCTAATTTAgtagccagcagtggtctggaCTGTACTAAATACAGATGTGGCATGGTTATGCTGCTGGAATGACTCCGGCGTGCACTACTTTGGACTGCGCATGTGCCAGATAGAGCCGCCATCCACCGTGTCAAACCCTTAACCACTGTCCTCCATATATCAAAGACTATGTAACAGCATGTGATAATTGGTTTCCGCTTTTGTAGAATTACCAGTGTTAGGAGATAATGAAGTGCTGGCATCTATAAACAGCTGTCTGTGATTTTTAAGATATTTATGTACTATTAGGTACCAGTATTACGAGTATTTGAATAAAAATCTACAcatttactacttttttttttttttttgcacccttGCCGGTTTGCTTTTCTGCAATTTAGTATATTATTAACCTGTtagcgctctgcgtccgatatatcggacgttgAGCGCAGTGCCTTAatgctcagcgtctgatatatggGACGCAGAACtgttgccggttcagctcaagatctgagccgaaccagcatcgggacatgtaactaatagccgacaccccagtgtaacacccgcggtcagagtgacagtggcatttaacctgcctttggggggAGGGTTCCCCCACGATTGTCCCCCCACGCCGTCTTCGGGGGCGCCTATCGTTGCCTGATAGATGGCGTTGAttacgtcatcttaaaggcacagtgccaCCTTATGCATgtacataggctgacacagctcattccctgcaatacatcagatgattgcttgttcatgtcccatggtggaaatagtaaaaaagtttaaaaaaaaaaaaaaaaaggttattcaataaaaaattaataaaaatgcccataatccccataacatataaagagacatataacacaaaaaagtctaaatcataacacaaaccccacatatctagtatcaccgcatccataacaatccatagaataaaagtgaATAATTATTGAACTAGCACGATGaacgcctttaaaaaaaaacctgttaaaaacttGCCCAAaactatgatttttacctatttaatcccacaaaaaatgcaataaaaagtgatcaaaaaaacatatgtactctagaatgaaaCGGTTGCAAAGTACAACTTATCCCactaaaaacaagccatcaaccagctccgtagccaaaaaagttaaaatgttatgccacttggaagacggcaatgcaaaaatgattcgATTTTTTTAGGGTTTTATGTGGCACATTTAGGAAAACGTAAATTTTATGGTGTAGTCTTTATATCAATCTTGGAGGTCACTCAAGTATTGTCTCGAGatggaaataataatttttggaaaaaataacTCTAGGTTTGTTGGTATGTGGTTAAATCATTTAAAATATGCTCTTTTATTTCTCATTTCTTTTCCTTAATGGCACAGATATTGAAGATAGGACCATAATAAAACCAGATGAACTTTTTGAGGATCTCAAAGCACAGTATCCTGATTTGAAATATCAGCTGAATAACCTAGTGCCAGATTCTGGGGCAGTTCTCCTGGTATCCAGGAGCTGGGCTGTGGATGTGGACCAGAAGAGCAACCCAAATGTTATATGTGACATTTTGCTTTTATCCCCGAACAACTACCCAACATTGTACTCTGTCTTCAGTGCGGAGGTTTCAGAAAATGACTTTTTTTATGCACAAAAAACAGCTTTTGCTTTGAAGGAAAGATTGGTTAATATTGGAGGCTACAAACGAAAGTTATGTGTAATTCCTAAAATGTTGTGCCTTAATGCTGAAGATGACAACTCTAGCTTTCCCTGGCTTGAGATGAAATATCCAGAGACATACAAATTGCCTGATTTGGGCTCTGTGAAGGAATTGCTGCCATCTCTTACTATAGTAATTCTCTGTTTCAGAAACACACTTGGTGACAAGTTTGGAATTGAGTTATTCAACCTTCTTACCATAGAACAGTATAAATTATTGTCAACTAATTTAaaaatgattccagctttatttgtACATGGACCTCCAGGAACAGGAAAGACTGTTATTGCTTTGGAGATTATAAAGAAAATTAGAAATATATATGATTGTTCAACTGATGACATTCtctatatttgtgaaaatagaCCATTAAAAGAGTATGTAGGGTAAGTATATCTATTTGAAACCCTTAAGTACTTTGTCTTTTTAAGTGTGTGTTTATCTCTATGAAATGGACACTAACCTTACAACAAATTTTACATAAATCAATATTAGAAAAAAatacaacaacattttttttttctttttttgtggctATTTTTATGCTACTTCCCTTTTGGATAATTTCACTCTTAAAATCTCTCCAGAAACTGCTAGTAAGATGGACACTCAGGAAGGTTTCAGATTGCATCAAAGACACATGGAgaaagaaagaggaggaggacCGTATCCCACAGCATTTTTATAGGACATGTAGAAACATAAactgaaaaaaagaaataaataaatacaaccgAACTACATGGCCATTGTATTGCTCGTCTTGTACACTCATAAAGTTTAAATATAGAGTCCACTCTTGTTTGGCCTTAAAGGAAAGCAACCATTACCAATTTAGTAATTTGCACTAACCATACATACCGGTCTTCTCCCTGTTGCCGTGATGTTCCTTAAACATTGACATGTTTGGTacctttagcaaaaaatgacttttaataatatgctaattagtctggtCACTCTGTATACATCACAATTATGCTCTTCCCTGCTGGAGCCCAGTGATGTCACGCTAGAGACATTCATAATCATCAGATGAGTGCCCCAAGTTAGTTAGCATATTTTTTTAAGCCTTTCTTTCTATAGGTACCCAGCGTTTCAAGATATATGAAGATACATACCAGAATCGGGGAGAAAACGCTGACAGGTAAGTATGGTTAATGTAAATTACTAAATTGTTAATGGTTGATTTCtttaaacattttatatttttagaagTTTTAGAACATTTAGAAGTACAGTTGTGGGATTCCATGTCTGTCAAAATTTTAATCTGCTGCTGATATTTCTTTCATGGTAAAGTTAGTGCAGTTCAGTTTTGTGGTTTCTCTTCCTTGCACTAGCTTATGCTGTTCTATTACTTACTTCTCTCCCCCACCATGCTCATCGCCTTCTTTGTTATCTAGAAGCTCCACTGAAGTAAATACAGCCCAATGCACAGCAGAGACTACAGCTGCTAAAGAAATCCTCAAGTAGAAGagagtccaaaaaaaaaaaaaagcttgtgaTTACAGATGACCACTTGTAGGAGCTTTCCTGAACTCTTACTGTCTTTTGCTTGATCACTGAAAAGCCCCTTACACATAATCACTAGTTGGCACAAACCACTATTAACAGAGTCCAAACTGCGGCACTTTAACATTGGTATAAACCAGTTGAccagttttgtgtgtgtgtgtgtgtgtgtgtgtgtgtgtgtgtgtgtgtgtgtatatgtatatttgtagtatatattttgcattaagttttttcatatttttttggtTTGGATGGTATTTGGTGGTAGTATGTAGGAGTAGTTGAGGAACATGTATAGATTTCCAATaagactaatgcatttcccaccctctgcttatactcgagtcaaaaggttttcccagtttttttgtgttaaaattatttATACTCAAGTTTATAAAGTATGTATAATGTCTATGCTTGCAACAATTAAACGTATCAATTACTAGCCTAAACAATGCTGGCTACAGAATCTGGTTATAATGTATACCCAGGATTCTGGTGAAGAAGTGTTTACTGAGAGCCAGTAATTTGTTACGTGCTGGTATTTAATCTTTTAAGTTAGTAGTAAAATCCCTTTTAAATATTGATTTTAATCATATTATTGTCTTTCATTTTCAGGAGTCTTAACATCTGCCAGGCCATGACTCGTGAGATGTTTGAAACTAATGAACATATTAAAGTCAAGCACCTTGTGGCCGATGAGGCTCAAAATTTTCGTGTAGATAAAATCAACTGGTACAAAAAAGCTAAAGATATTTGTCAAAAATCTAATGgtgtgttttgggtttttttagacTATTTTCAATCATACCAGAAAGAAGCCACTGGTCTACCAGAACACACATCACAGAATAAATACCTTTTAACACAGTCGGTTCGGAACCCTGAgtcaatacataaaaaaattattcagAAAATGCAAACACTTGCCTCCTCAAAATTTTTAAAGGAGCAGATAGAACAGTTTGTGTTGCCATGGAATTGAGGGATTCTTTCAAGAGAGGCGCCTGTTAAAGGAAGAAATTGTACGTTTTGTCTCTCAAAGCTGTGTGAAATATCTAGTTGATGGTTACACACAGAGAGATATTGctattttatgcagtaaaaaagaGGCAGCTGAAGAATTTAAAGCCTTGCTGTACAAGGAGATGGAGAGACCAGCAAGAAAACATAAAATCCTGGGGAAATTCAGAAATGCAGAAGAAATCACAGAAGATGGTATCATTGTTGACAGCGTGCGTCGTTTTTCTGGAATGGAATGCTGCACTGTGTTTGTAATTAACAATACACTTGATTACTATCGGGAAAAAAAAACCAACCCTTTTGTCTGCGCTTTTGTCTACACATGCTTTATGAAAGAAAAGCTAGAGGTAAATCCAAGTAGGCAGGGTTTCTGACCCTTTCTCTGTCAAGCACATATCCAATTCATCCTTGCAGAGTGACATATAAGTAGCCGAGGACATCTGTAACCTGCCCTTACTGTGAGAACTCAGTTCAAGTGCCATTTTTAAATCTGAGAATCTTTAGTCCTTTTAGATTTAGTGATCTTCTGAAGATATATAATTGTAGTATGCATGAATTCTGCTAACTTTTAGCTTGTATATTAAAGTGCAGTGCATAATCTTTTGCTTGTGATATACACTtgtatagatttttattttataacaggCACTTTAGAAATGTGAAAAACTGTTAGCGCTCggctttaattttttaaaagtaaagcTAAACAGTTTTGCTTATAGACactgataatataataataatttatatagcaccatcattttCTGTAGCCCTTTACAAATCGTAGgggacatatagaaataaaatgagaCTTTACAGAGTACAAATGTTCATGTGGAACCATagtagtgagggccctgcttgcaagagcttacagtctatgaagatggggAGGGGTAGAGGTTTAAGAGCTTGAATAATGGTCTAAGGGAACAGAACAAAATAATTTTACTAAAtacaaatgctgctgcttgaacaatCCATCAGCCGCTATTTCTATACAAAGTCCATGGTCAAAGAGACTGCAGGAAGCCTAAAGCTTTGTTTTTGCTTGCCAGATAACAGACCGGAGAAGGAAGTCTcaagcagttagtgagtgtgattaCTACTAccaaaagagatgggttttaagagcatgtttgaaacattGGAGGTT includes:
- the LOC140118453 gene encoding LOW QUALITY PROTEIN: schlafen family member 9-like (The sequence of the model RefSeq protein was modified relative to this genomic sequence to represent the inferred CDS: inserted 2 bases in 1 codon), whose protein sequence is MNKYPDNVLFTEEALLGQHRRKRMRKDTATHQRENIREAVCAVLNSGGGIVIIPSSDKDFKYSTDGLGLDLENELNKLICGLPSPDYYEFSQEGSDLIIFVKTWGRQKKYPKLCTADTGLYIRNFTSKKIATAMQVEDLIERKSQGEGKRFCSSTVPVDKSVIESLLKREYLCLNEKLEFSESNYVDFKDFSSEKYLQRIREEMKLYFSAFGNSSGGYLIIGVDDKGTVKGCARESNRSDLKCYIEEYIKRMIFVHLGDCKQKNEFHTLTIKDVRNENNHSGFVICLEIKPVCCLCFVKDPQSWIFNGKPVQLSASEWVKIVAAHGSEPALEVQFERLTIEERPPLAKQVYTKKGMKTLLKLQNNLFGNIEDRTIIKPDELFEDLKAQYPDLKYQLNNLVPDSGAVLLVSRSWAVDVDQKSNPNVICDILLLSPNNYPTLYSVFSAEVSENDFFYAQKTAFALKERLVNIGGYKRKLCVIPKMLCLNAEDDNSSFPWLEMKYPETYKLPDLGSVKELLPSLTIVILCFRNTLGDKFGIELFNLLTIEQYKLLSTNLKMIPALFVHGPPGTGKTVIALEIIKKIRNIYDCSTDDILYICENRPLKEYVGSLNICQAMTREMFETNEHIKVKHLVADEAQNFRVDKINWYKKAKDICQKSNGVFWVFLDYFQSYQKEATGLPEHTSQNKYLLTQSVRNPESIHKKIIQKMQTLASSKFLKEQIEQFXCCHGIEGFFQERRLLKEEIVRFVSQSCVKYLVDGYTQRDIAILCSKKEAAEEFKALLYKEMERPARKHKILGKFRNAEEITEDGIIVDSVRRFSGMECCTVFVINNTLDYYREKKTNPFVCAFVYTCFMKEKLEVNPSRQGF